From the genome of Ziziphus jujuba cultivar Dongzao chromosome 6, ASM3175591v1, one region includes:
- the LOC132803978 gene encoding disease resistance protein Roq1-like has product MDTLSAVSPFIQTRLRGKKVLVVLDDLDSSIFQFKTLVEGYDDFAPRSRIIFTTRDIQVLKIVADKIYKVEGLNYFESLELFCWHAFKKYSRPTDYAMPLDRAIGYANGNPLALQALGSSLHSRSKQEWENTLDRLEIYPNPDIQRVLRVSYERLEDEGIQKMFLDIACFFRSYYSVDHLESKLESSGHSFVKIGMSDLINKSLLSESSTKC; this is encoded by the coding sequence ATGGACACTCTATCTGCAGTGTCACCTTTTATTCAAACAAGATTACGTGGTAAAAAGGTACTCGTCGTTTTAGATGACTTGGATAGttcaatattccaattcaaaacTTTAGTTGAAGGGTATGATGATTTTGCCCCGAGAAGTAGAATTATTTTCACAACTAGAGATATCCAAGTGCTTAAGATAGTAGCTGATAAAATTTACAAGGTTGAGGGGCTAAATTACTTTGAATCTCTTGAGCTATTCTGTTGGCATGCTTTTAAAAAGTATTCTCGTCCAACAGACTATGCAATGCCTTTAGACAGGGCAATAGGTTATGCAAATGGAAATCCATTAGCTCTTCAAGCCTTGGGTTCTTCCCTGCACTCCAGAAGCAAACAAGAATGGGAAAATACATTGGACAGGCTGGAGATATATCCAAATCCGGATATTCAAAGAGTATTGAGAGTCAGTTACGAAAGACTAGAAGATGAAGGGATTCAAAAAATGTTTCTTGACATTGCATGTTTCTTTCGGTCATATTATTCTGTAGACCATCTAGAAAGCAAATTGGAAAGCAGTGGTCATTCCTTTGTGAAAATAGGAATGAGTGATCTCATTAACAAATCTTTACTAAGTGAAAGTAGTACAAAATGCTAA
- the LOC112493335 gene encoding disease resistance protein RPV1-like, translating into MELLKDETILSLDTPFVLSTFIQNKLHRKKVLIVLDDLDSPVDLEALVEGYYHLAPGSRIIVTTRNLQVLRKGANRIYKVEGLNHHESLEHFHLHAFRKISLAPDYRVLSEKFSLYANGNPLALKVLGSFLCSRSKEEWQSALNKLKIVPKQDIHNMLRISYEGLDDTEKDIFLDIACFFNGYNRDYVESILDNGDSISKIAISVLIDKSLITENWNSWKDETELWMHDLLQQMGHAIVRGENKEPGKRSRLWIAKVVCQTFERNTGTGAIEGILFNMSEMKGDVELNRAAFSKIYFQWDSYPLRSLPSNFIPENLVELILSESQLEELWHGAQLLTQMPNLSQALNLEIISLEGCTILVHVPSYFQNLPKLQFLDLRYCSNLTDVEGISGRIDFLDHNTWKLKSIETLNVSPKSSGFNMNLRVLLLDGIAVEELLSSLGFLSCLTELSLDNCQRLESLPASIRKLKSSESLNVVGYPNLEKFPEILEPMERLAFLWLASSGIKELPESIENLTGLNTCNNVIAHHASSRVFTCARPHSNAGDIKHLDQIGALYNVTEASFQVRLSLYDYGDSESVDLKSDECCGIKKCGIWLPYDQEGAEKLNVAEEQKVEQVLGNKIEKRIYEYREDSGSDDISNGKGFNSKKIKLIP; encoded by the exons atggagttgttaaaggatgaAACTATTTTAAGTCTGGATACCCCATTTGTATTATCAactttcatccaaaataaacttCATCGTAAAAAGGTCCTCATCGTTTTAGATGATTTAGATAGCCCAGTTGACTTAGAAGCCTTAGTTGAAGGGTATTATCATCTTGCTCCTGGAAGTAGAATCATTGTTACAACTAGAAATCTACAAGTGCTTAGGAAGGGAGCTAATAGAATTTACAAAGTCGAAGGATTAAATCACCATGAATCTCTTGAGCACTTCCATTTGCATGCTTTTAGAAAAATTTCTCTTGCACCAGATTATAGAGTGCTATCTGAAAAATTTTCACTGTATGCCAATGGTAATCCATTAGCTCTTAAAGTTTTGGGTTCTTTCCTCTGCTCCAGAAGCAAAGAAGAATGGCAAAGTGCACTAAATAAGCTAAAAATAGTTCCAAAGCAAGACATTCATAATATGTTAAGAATAAGTTATGAGGGGCTAGACGATACAGAGAAGGATATATTCCTTGACATTGCATGTTTCTTCAATGGATATAACAGAGATTATGTAGAAAGCATACTGGATAATGgtgattcaatttcaaaaatagcGATAAGTGTTCTCATTGATAAGTCTTTGATAACTGAAAATTGGAATAGTTGGAAAGATGAAACAGAGTTGTGGATGCATGACTTACTACAACAAATGGGCCATGCAATTGTTCGTGGAGAAAACAAAGAGCCTGGAAAACGTAGTAGGTTGTGGATTGCTAAAGTTGTCTGCCAAACATTCGAAAGAAATACA GGAACTGGAGCAATTGAAGGCATATTGTTCAACATGTCCGAAATGAAAGGAGATGTAGAATTGAATCGTGCAGCCTTCTCGAAGAT ATATTTCCAGTGGGATTCATATCCTCTGAGATCTCTGCCTTCAAATTTTATTCCTGAGAATCTTGTTGAACTTATTTTATCTGAAAGTCAGCTTGAGGAACTTTGGCATGGAGCCCAG CTTCTAACTCAAATGCCAAATCTATCTCAAGCTCTAAATCTTGAAATTATAAGTTTAGAAGGCTGCACAATTTTGGTTCATGTTCcttcatattttcaaaatcttcCCAAGCTTCAGTTTTTAGATTTAAGATATTGCTCCAATCTCACTGATGTTGAAGGTATATCAGGGAGGATAGATTTCTTAGATCACAACACATGGAAGCTGAAGTCTATAGAAACTCTTAATGTCTCTCCGAAATCATCTGGGTTCAATATGAATTTAAGAGTTTTACTTTTAGATGGAATAGCAGTAGAAGAATTGCTCTCATCATTAGGGTTTCTCTCATGTCTCACTGAATTAAGTTTGGATAATTGTCAAAGGCTTGAAAGCCTACCAGCCAGCATTCGTAAGTTGAAATCTTCGGAATCACTGAATGTGGTCGGTTATCCAAACCTAGAAAAGTTTCCAGAAATCTTGGAACCTATGGAACGCTTGGCTTTTCTTTGGTTAGCAAGTTCAGGGATCAAAGAGTTACCAGAATCCATTGAAAATCTAACTGGGCTG AATACATGCAACAATGTAATTGCTCATCATGCGTCATCTAGAGTTTTCACCTGTGCAAGACCACATAGCAATGCTGGTGATATT AAACATTTGGACCAAATTGGTGCTCTGTATAATGTTACCGAGGCCTCTTTCCAAGTCCGGCTTTCGTTGTATGATTATGGCGATTCAGAATCAGTAGACTTGAAAAGCGATGAGTGTTGTGGGATAAAAAAGTGTGGGATTTGGTTACCATATGACCAAGAAGGTGCAGAGAAGTTGAATGTTGCTGAGGAACAGAAAGTGGAACAAGTATTAGGTAATAAAATTGAGAAGCGCATATATGAATATCGTGAAGATAGTGGAAGTGATGATATTAGCAATGGTAAAGGTTTTAATTCAAAGAAAATCAAGCTTATTCCTTGA
- the LOC132803979 gene encoding disease resistance protein RPP4-like, with the protein MAVSSSSSFPNAISPQEKHDVFLSFRGLDTRDQFTSYLYEALCRKQIYVEGKPVEVCFKRSVPSLWLVSKDFRPEYKLVQRVVEDISWKLHKNLSSNDSSKGCLIGIEKRIKEIESLLCIGSTDVCIVVGIWGMAGIGKTTLAKG; encoded by the exons ATggctgtttcttcttcttcttcatttcctAATGCTATTTCTCCTCAAGAAAAGCATGATGTTTTTCTCAGTTTTAGAGGTCTGGACACTCGGGACCAGTTTACTAGCTACCTTTATGAGGCTTTATGTAGGAAGCAAATT TATGTAGAAGGTAAGCCAGTGGAGGTATGCTTTAAGAGAAGTGTCCCATCTTTGTGGCTTGTGTCAAAGGATTTCag ACCTGAGTACAAGTTAGTTCAAAGAGTTGTTGAAGATATTTCATGGAAGTTGCATAAAAATCTATCATCAAATGATAGCTCAAAGGGATGCCTCATAGGGATTGAAAAACGTATCAAAGAAATTGAATCATTATTATGCATTGGCTCAACAGATGTTTGCATTGTAGTAGGTATTTGGGGTATGGCAGGCATTGGTAAGACCACCCTTGCTAAAGGATGA